A region from the Halomonas piscis genome encodes:
- a CDS encoding IS110 family RNA-guided transposase — protein MNQHTAIGIDLAKQAFQVCIVNTRQQRVRTNKVLKRAELLDYLRRQPSCRVFMEACGGSHHWSRQFQAMGHEVRLIAPQFVTPFRKGHKTDANDALAIVEAGLRPHMRFVPQKNLEQQDLQSLHRIRDRYIKQRTQLINQVHGLLQEYGIVSGRGQAALKRTLWRVLEDAENELTFTIRELLADQMAELDHQNERIHRLDKQMEQLSRAIPACQRLQAVEGVGPVVATQLYSALGNGKAFSKGRQASAYLGLTPRQFSSGGKVAMTGIGRTGQLSLKAALIRGAHSVIQRLGDKQDSKSHWLRALVDRVGKNKAAVALANKTVRVAWALLHGNTTYRADYVDTEFQC, from the coding sequence ATGAACCAGCATACGGCGATTGGCATTGATTTGGCAAAGCAGGCGTTTCAGGTGTGCATCGTGAATACCCGTCAACAACGCGTTCGTACCAACAAAGTGCTGAAGCGCGCGGAGCTGCTGGATTACCTGCGGCGTCAGCCAAGCTGTCGCGTCTTCATGGAGGCCTGCGGCGGCTCGCATCACTGGTCGCGGCAGTTCCAGGCCATGGGGCATGAGGTACGGCTTATTGCACCGCAGTTTGTCACCCCGTTTCGCAAGGGGCATAAGACCGATGCCAACGATGCGCTGGCGATCGTGGAGGCCGGGTTGCGACCCCACATGCGTTTTGTGCCTCAGAAAAACCTGGAGCAGCAGGACCTGCAGAGCCTGCATCGCATCCGAGATCGTTACATCAAACAGCGCACCCAGCTGATCAACCAGGTACATGGCCTGCTGCAGGAATACGGCATTGTCTCCGGGCGCGGTCAGGCGGCCCTGAAGCGGACCCTGTGGCGTGTGCTGGAGGACGCGGAGAACGAACTGACGTTCACGATACGCGAGCTGCTGGCCGACCAAATGGCCGAGCTGGACCATCAAAATGAGCGCATTCACCGCCTGGACAAGCAAATGGAGCAGCTGAGCCGCGCCATTCCGGCGTGTCAGCGGCTGCAGGCCGTGGAAGGCGTCGGCCCCGTCGTTGCCACCCAGCTCTACAGCGCCCTGGGTAACGGCAAGGCGTTCAGCAAAGGACGACAGGCGTCGGCCTACCTGGGCCTGACACCGCGCCAGTTCAGCAGCGGCGGCAAGGTGGCCATGACGGGGATAGGCCGAACCGGCCAGCTCTCCCTCAAGGCCGCGCTGATCCGCGGGGCGCATTCGGTAATCCAGCGGCTGGGCGACAAGCAGGACAGCAAAAGCCACTGGCTGAGAGCGCTGGTCGACCGCGTGGGCAAGAACAAGGCGGCCGTTGCCCTGGCCAACAAAACCGTGCGAGTGGCCTGGGCGCTGCTGCACGGCAACACGACGTACCGGGCGGATTATGTAGACACCGAATTCCAGTGCTGA